GGTGTCGCCGCGGATGCCGCGCAGGTTCAGCTGCTTCACCGTGGTGATGCCGCGCCCGCGCAGCACCTGCCGGGCGAGCGGGGTGATGCCGGGAACGCGCGACACGTCGTCGGTCGCGTCGGCCTCGGCGCGGCAGTGCTGGAAGAAGCCGCACCCGGCGCACGCGGGCGACAGGTGCCACGCCGCCTCCTCGGCCCGCAGCGCGGCGATGCGGGGCAGCTCCTCGCGCAGGAAGCGCCCGACGTGGTGGCGGTACGCGGCCAGCGCGAAGCGCCGCGGTGCGCGCGAGCCGCGGTTCCACACCCACCCCCAGCGCGTGTCCACGCGCGCGTCCACCCCGGTGGCGCGGACGATCTCCTCCAGCACCATCGTGTAGAAGGCCACCTGCGCGAAGTGGTGCACCGCGCGCTCGCGCGAGAGCTTCACGTCGATCACTCCCAGCCGCAGCCGCCCGTCGGGCCACCGCCCGATGCGCACCAGGTCCGGCTGCGCGGCGGCGAAGTCCAGCGGCAGCGCGGGGTCGATCCCCCAGCGCGCGGCGAAGGCTTCGGGGTCGGGGATCTCGAGCCGGGGCTGCACCAGGAACTTCACCGGGCCGGGATCGCACAGCGTTTCCAGCACCGCCGCGAAGTCCAGCGGCCGCGCGTCGCCCGCCGGCGTGAAGCCGGCCACGCGCACCGCGTCCGGGCCGAAGCGGCGGGCCAGCGCGGCCGTCTTGCGGCGCTCGAACGCCTTCCCCGCCGCGCCCAGCAGCCCCATCCCCGGACGCACGTGCTGCGGCGGGGCGTCACCCGCGGGCGCCAGCTCCCACCGCAGCTTCCGCTCGCAGCGAAAGCGGAAGAACTGCGCGAGCTGGGTTCCCGTCAGGCGCATGGGCGTGGTTGCCGCGGGGCTGCTCATCGGCAGGATGGCGGTCCTTCGAAAGTGGGGCGGAAGACAGGTATCCTCCTCCGCGCCTGATAAACGCGAAAGCGGACGAAGTTCGCCGGAGCGATGCACATCCCCCCAAAAGACCGCAGCCCCGGCACCTGCGCCGGGGCTGCGGGGTCGGTCCGGCGATGCCGCGGCCGGAAGGGCCTACCAGAACCCGAAGGTGCCGGGGGCGCGGCTGGGGCGCGCGGTGGTCTCCCCCATCTGCTCGGGAAGCTGGTAGCTGCGCCCGTCGCGCGTGGCGAAGTAGATGTGCGACACCGAGCGGGCCAGCGTGTTGCCGTCGGCCCAGAAGGCGTAGAAGCCGGGGTCCGCGTTCACCGGGCCGCGCGCGTAGGTCTGGTTCATGGCCCCGGGGCTGATCCCCATCTCCCGCGTCCAGGTGAGCCCCTGGTCGGTGCTGCGCAGGTACACCATCGACCCGCCGGTGGTGTACGGCTGCGGCCCCGGGTCCATCGGCGCCACCACGCGCCAACTCCCGTCGCTCTCCAGGTACAGCGAGCCGTGGTCGTAGGCGTGGTCGCTGGCGGCCACGTCGCGGTACACCCACTCCGTGCCCGTCCACCGCGCCGTGTGCCACATGCGCGGCACCGCCGACGGGCCGGGAAGGTAGGTGCTGGTGGTCAGGTACAGGATCACCGGGTGCCCCTGCTCGTCGAACTTCAGGTCCTTCAGGTACACCAGCAGTCCCTCTGCCTGGTAGTCGCGCACCAGCGCCGGGTTCTTCGGCGTGGTCACCGGCAGCGTAACCGGCGCGCCCTGCACGGTGGTCCAGGTGGCGCCCAGGTCGCTGCTCTCCAGGTAGTACAGGTTGGTGCGCCCGTTCAGCCCCGTGGCGTTGGGGTGGAAGTCGAACACCGTGCCCACCCGCGAGCCCTGCGCCCAGCTCACCTGGTAGTCGCCCCGCTGGATCAGCGCCAGGCGCCGCGGCTCGGCCCAGGTGGAGCCGTCGGTGCTGCTGGAAACGTAGAGCGCGCGGTAGTTGTACTGCTGGTAGCGCGTGTGCAGCCACACGATTCCCTGCGGCGTGGCCCACGGCTGCGAGTACGAGAAGATGTCGCTGCGCACCCGCCGGAACGCCTCGGTCGAGTACGGGCAGGTGCTGCGGTAGATGTACGATTTGGCGAAGGTGCTGTCGGACGGGCTCTGCTCCAGCCCGTTCCCGTGCGCGTTGGCGAACACGTACAGGTACCCCTGCGCGTCCATCGACAGCGTGGGGTTGAAGTGCCCGTCGGTGGAGGTGCGCGTGAGCACCTTCGTGGGGCGCGGAACGGTGCCCGTGGCGTGGTCGTAGTACGACACCATGTCGGTCAGCTGCCCGCCCGAGTCGCCGCCATACGCGAAGAAGGTGCGCCGCGCGCGCGCCGAGTAGATGGCCATCGGCACGATCTGCTGCGGATAGGTGCCCAGCCCGCCGCTGTACTTCCAGCGGTACGGCCCGGTGACCTCCTCGTTGGAGTACCAGATCCCGCGGTAGCCGGTCTCGTGCGCGTGGATGGCGTTCAGGGTGTCGGTGCAGGGGGGCAGCCCCTGCTCGGCGGGGTCGGCGGGGGGCGTCGTGGAGGCGCCCGTGGGCTCGGCGCACGCCGCCACGGCGTACGCCAGCGCGCAGCAGGCCGCCGCGCGGAGAAGTCTGCGAGTCATCGGGGCAGGAACGGGGGAACCGCGGCGGGTGGCCGCGGGTGGGGAACGGACGACGGATGCGGGTGGTGAGTGCGGGCAAAGATGCCGCAGTTCCGGGGCATCGTCAAGGTCTGCAACAGGGCCGGAACGTCCGGATTCCGGCGGCCCCCGCCGCGGCTGGAAATCTCCCGCAAAAGCCTTGGGGGATGGGGATGGGAGGTACCCGGGCGGACCCGCATCGCCGCGCTTGCGTGCACGCGTGAGAATCGGTATCATTCAGGTCCGGATGAAATCGATTCTCATCTTCACCCGCAGTCCCGACCGATGCTGCTGAAGCGCATCTTCTCCCGCACCAGGGCAACCGCGGCGCCTGCGCGCTGCGCTGGCTGCCCGCTGGCCGCCTGCGCGAGCGGGTGCCAGGCCGCGGTGCTGCGGATGGAGTGCGACGACCACGAGGCGCACCGCCTGCGCGGGCTGGGGCTGTTCGAGGGGAGCTGCGTGCGCGTGCTGGACTCGCAGAACGGCATGCTGCTGGAGGTGAAGGGGTCGAAGCTGGCGCTGGGCCGCAAGCTGGCCGACGCCATCACCGTGCTCCCCTTCGGGGCCTGACGCCTTGGCGCGAAGCCTGTCGGCGCTGGAGCCGGGGGAGCGGGGAAGGGTGACGCAGGTCGGCGGCGACGCCGACGCCGCGCGCCGGCTGATGGACCTGGGGCTGATCCGGGGGACCACGGTGGAGGTGATCCGCCGGGCGCCGCTGGGAGACCCGATGGAAGTGCGCCTCCGCGGCTTCATGCTTACCCTGCGCCGCGCCGAGGCGGAGCACATCACGGTGGAGTAGATGGACCTGATCGAGGCCGGGGCGCCCCCGGCCACCCGCGCACCCTCGCCCGCCCAAGCGCGTGGCGGGGGTTTGCTGCATGTGGCCCTGGTCGGCAACCCCAACACGGGAAAGAGCACGCTCTTCAACGCGCTGACCGGCATGCGGCAGCGCGTGGGCAACTATTCCGGGGTGACCGTGGAGCGCGTCGAGGGCCGGTACCGCGACGCCGCCGGGCGCCCCGTGTCGGTGCTCGACCTTCCCGGCACCTACTCGCTCTCGGCCAACTCGCCGGACGAGGAGATCGCGCTGGCCGTGCTCCAGGGGCGCGCCGAGGGCGTCGACATGCCCGACGTGGTGGTCGTGGTGGTGGACGCGCAGAACCTGGAGCGCAACCTGTTCCTGGCCAGCCAGGTGCTGGAGCTGGGGCTTCCCGCCGTCATCGCGCTGAACCAGGTGGACGCCGCGCTGGCGGCCGGCATCCGCGTGGACCCGGTGGAGCTCACGCTGGAGCTGGGCGCCCCCGTCGTCGCCACGGTGGCCACCAGGGGCGAGGGGCTCGAGCTGCTGAAGCAGGCCGTCGGCAGGGCGGTGGATCTCCCTCCGGCGGAGCGCCACTTCGAGCTCCCGGCCGAGGCCGCCGCGGTGCTC
This DNA window, taken from Longimicrobium sp., encodes the following:
- a CDS encoding BNR-4 repeat-containing protein translates to MTRRLLRAAACCALAYAVAACAEPTGASTTPPADPAEQGLPPCTDTLNAIHAHETGYRGIWYSNEEVTGPYRWKYSGGLGTYPQQIVPMAIYSARARRTFFAYGGDSGGQLTDMVSYYDHATGTVPRPTKVLTRTSTDGHFNPTLSMDAQGYLYVFANAHGNGLEQSPSDSTFAKSYIYRSTCPYSTEAFRRVRSDIFSYSQPWATPQGIVWLHTRYQQYNYRALYVSSSTDGSTWAEPRRLALIQRGDYQVSWAQGSRVGTVFDFHPNATGLNGRTNLYYLESSDLGATWTTVQGAPVTLPVTTPKNPALVRDYQAEGLLVYLKDLKFDEQGHPVILYLTTSTYLPGPSAVPRMWHTARWTGTEWVYRDVAASDHAYDHGSLYLESDGSWRVVAPMDPGPQPYTTGGSMVYLRSTDQGLTWTREMGISPGAMNQTYARGPVNADPGFYAFWADGNTLARSVSHIYFATRDGRSYQLPEQMGETTARPSRAPGTFGFW
- a CDS encoding FeoA family protein; this encodes MLLKRIFSRTRATAAPARCAGCPLAACASGCQAAVLRMECDDHEAHRLRGLGLFEGSCVRVLDSQNGMLLEVKGSKLALGRKLADAITVLPFGA
- a CDS encoding FeoA family protein; amino-acid sequence: MARSLSALEPGERGRVTQVGGDADAARRLMDLGLIRGTTVEVIRRAPLGDPMEVRLRGFMLTLRRAEAEHITVE